The genomic interval CCGTCAACGAGGCCGCCGTGCAGCTGAACATCCCCAGCGGAACCGTGAAGTCCCGGGCCTATTACGCCGTCAGGGCGCTGCGGACCATCCTCGATGAGATGGGGGTGGAGCGGTGAACGCCTCTGAGCTGCACCAGCTGCTGGGCGCCTACGTGCTCGGCGGGCTTGATCCCGCGGATTCGCAACGTTTCGAAGCCCACCTTGAGGACTGCGCGGACTGCCGCACCGAACTTGCCGAGCTTGAAAGCCTGCCGGCCCTGCTCGACGCGCTGCCCGTCCCGGACGCGGTGGCGCTCACCGGGAGCACCCGCCCCGGGGTGGCCGCTGAGCCGGCCAGCTCCGTGCCGCGCAGGGTCCTCGATGAACTGGCCACCCGGCGTCGTAAATTACGACGGCGGTGGGTGGCGTTGGTGGGTGCCGTCGCCGCCGCGTGCCTCGCGTTGGGCATAGCGGCGGCCCCGCTGCTCAGCCGGCCGCCAGCGCCGGACGCCAGCTACTCGGTCCAGTCCGGCAATGGCCTGCAGTTCAGCATCGACCTCGCCCGGAAAACATGGGGCACCGAGCTGGCCGTGAACGGCAGCAAACTGCCGCTGGACGGAACCCTTTCGCTTTGGATCCGGGACCGCGACGGCGGCGAGGACCGGGCCTGCGCCTGGACCGCCACGCCGAGCGGAAGGGTGAAGGTCACGGGCGCCACGCCTGTTCAGCTGGCCAGCATCGCCAGCCTGGAACTGCGGGACGAAACCCAGCACGCCGTGGCTGTGATTACAGTGCCTTGATTATTGTGCAGTGAGGGCGCGGAACTCGGCGACCAGGGCCGGATCCTCGCAGGCACGGGCAAACGCTTCGATCCTCTTATTGATCTCACGGCCCAGGAGCCAGGCGCCCATCCGCTCCGCCACCGGCCGCAACCAGGCCGGGCGGCACGAAAAGGTGTACTTCCAGACGGTGCGCGTGCCGCCGTCGTCCGCGGTGAAACGCCAGCCGCCGCCGAAATTCCCGAAGAACCACGGTCCGGACACCATGGTCATACCCACATTCCTGGGTGGCGCATAGGAAACGTATTCGCTCACCATCACCAGGCCCAGGCGGGACACGGTCCGGGTCCGGACGCCCTTTCCGGCGGACGTTGCGCCGTCCAGGAAACCTTGGGCCGAGATGAACGGGTCCCATTGGAGCCGGAACGCACCCGTGGTCTGGGAGAGGGCAAAGACTGTCTCCGGATCGAGGCGGATGAGGCGTTCGGCGCGTACCTGGGGCATGGACCC from Pseudarthrobacter sp. SSS035 carries:
- a CDS encoding anti-sigma factor; protein product: MNASELHQLLGAYVLGGLDPADSQRFEAHLEDCADCRTELAELESLPALLDALPVPDAVALTGSTRPGVAAEPASSVPRRVLDELATRRRKLRRRWVALVGAVAAACLALGIAAAPLLSRPPAPDASYSVQSGNGLQFSIDLARKTWGTELAVNGSKLPLDGTLSLWIRDRDGGEDRACAWTATPSGRVKVTGATPVQLASIASLELRDETQHAVAVITVP
- a CDS encoding type II toxin-antitoxin system RatA family toxin, producing the protein MPQVRAERLIRLDPETVFALSQTTGAFRLQWDPFISAQGFLDGATSAGKGVRTRTVSRLGLVMVSEYVSYAPPRNVGMTMVSGPWFFGNFGGGWRFTADDGGTRTVWKYTFSCRPAWLRPVAERMGAWLLGREINKRIEAFARACEDPALVAEFRALTAQ